The segment CTTAATTAATATAATCTCAGTAGAAGAGTGGAAAACTGAGGAAAAGAGTGATTTGGAGAAAGAGAACTCCCATTGAAAAAAATGAACCCACCAGATTGTCATATGGACAGACTTGCAGACGTTTCCTTGATTAATGTTTGATGTGGAAGGGTTCTGCTCACAGTAGATTGTGAAAACCCTTGGCAGGTGACCTGAAGGTttctaagaaagcaagctaaacaAGCCAGTGAAAGGAAGCGTGCACACAGATTTGTCTATGTTGTTGACATGAAATTACAGAGCACTATAtatcacatatgcatatatgttcatatagGAAGTTTTCACCATATATAatcttcaaatttcattttccatCATACTACAATAAATCTGGAAAAATGGTGGCTCAAAAAAGTCAAGGATTTGCAGAAGTCAACATAGAAAAgtattatacaaatatttataagaGCGTATCATTGTCTGTTAGTATCCCCATTATTACACACGCATGCAGACTGTTCTTTTATAGCTAAATCCAACCAggtttcttaatattttctgttCAGTGTATAAAGGCAATGAATACTATTTGACTATCTTAACTAAGATTTTTTCATTTGgcaagaaaagtagctaagaaaaAACTGTCCAGCCAATTTTATTCTGTTGCTGTAGAAAAAAGCAAGACAAATTTCCAAAAACAGACTGTAAATCAACCATTGTTTTGCAAACTGTGACAAatgcataatttatataaattgatTAATATTCTCAATGTCACAAAACAATATAGAGTATGCAAATATACAGTTTATAATATATTCacattttatatgtgtacatgttaGTTCTTGAATACATACTACCTGCTTTTAGGACATGATTGAGCATATATACATGATtgaataaaatatgtacattatTAAAAAACACACAATTTTAATGTTACAGACATGGTTAGAATgttctattccctgcacaggcaaAAGAGAGGGGAGATTCACAGATTTAATGACTGATCAGCAGAAAAGGACTCACAGTTGGGAAACCTGCAACGATTACTGAACCCATGTTTACCAGGAAAAATCCTGGACTATCTGAAATAGACAGATTAATTTGTAAAACACAAGAAAGGGCGTAAAAGCAGACAAAAGTGCTCACCAAGAGCAGAATAATCTTTGTGGCTCTGGACTCAGCAGAGGATTTGAGGGACAAGTTGCTTCTATGAATGTGCTTCATTCTCTGCTTGTGTCTGTAGAGGATGCAAACCATGGAGCTACTGGACCAAATCATCAGCAACACAAAAAGCACATCAGGGCTTGTGTGTACTGCTGCAGTGAGAATGTCAATGGCTTTGTTATGACGAGTGGCAGAACAGAATCCAAACCATTTCAAATTCGTCATATTCCTATGTTTCAATCTTGCAGTCATATACATAGGAAAATCAATGTTTATTATGAGGGCCAGGATCCAACTTATGTATACACTAGCAACAATGTAACTGGGAGCCTGGACTTTAAGGTGTGTCCACCTGGAGCCCATTGGGCTGATGGTAATAGCCTGGAAGACACTTAGGAAGCAGGTGCTGCTGAGAGACACACTCCTCCCTATTCTGTGAAGATAGAAGATCAGTTTGCATCCAAAATCATTGAGGAAGTCTTTCAAACCTAAAGTTTCCATTGTGTGGGGAACTCCTTTAGACAGAAGAGTTAAAAGGTTAGCTGCAATCAAGTGCTGCAAAATCCAATCTGTGAACCTTAACCTGATCCCAGTGAAGTAAAGCAGAAGATAGTTGTAGACTAAGAAGGAGTTTCCCAGGACTCCAACTGCAGTTTgtgataaaaatatcatttttacaaCCATATCACTGGCTTCCATAATGCCAACTCTTGTGGTCTCAGGATCATGCCATGTGAAGTTGATGCATGGGCTGCATGCTATAAACTGTGTTCTATATCCATAATAAGACTAATGCAAActccttctttgatttttttaaacagctaATCAAAAAGTGGCATTATAACCTAAAAGAGAGTGTATAATGTATAACTCCTACCTTTGAATATAGGGAAATACGGTTTAGTCAATATTCACAGTCAGTGTAGAATCCTCTGGTCTGACTCCAGTTATGCAGATGAGGAAAAGTGAGATAAGATCATATGAGTCAATTATTTGTAAATTCATGATTGATTGATGATAAAGTGAGAACTTTCAAGTCCATAAAGTCCACAGTTAGGCTACTGGAATCCCCAACTACTTGCAAAACCATTCAATTCAGTACTTAAAATGAACATCCTGATACTTAGGTTTGATTATTATACATTTATACCTTTTCAAAATTACTATTGCTGTGTGTTTTGTAGTGGATATTTTGTTTCCGTGTGTGTTACTGTTTCTTGCATGAGTGAGTACCTATTCTTAGAGAACACTGGGTATTTTGATGTACAGCAGGAACTATAACCCTACAGGAACCAGTGTCAGGAGAAATCATATACATCAGTGCAAAATTGTCCCACATTCCAGATAGCTGCATTTGCCTTAtggattatttatatttattaaaaacaattaaaataatagcCTAATGGAAACCAATCACACTCACATGTTTTTCcttaatttcaataaaaaagaacacgTAATAAaagtgtgtggtgcacacacagtACAACTAGGAATCTGATGACGTATTTCAGCGCTGATTGGTTCCTGAGCAATGATCTGTGATCACAAACATAAAGTATGCTCACTATGCATACACTCTGTCTTTTGTCAGCATCAAGATTTGTGCTTTGTAAACCTTGAAGTATTTGAGGTTGTACAAAAGGCACTTTAGTTAAGGTTActagctgcttttccaaaggacccgagttcaattcctagcataaATGACTGTTCAGACAGTCCTGGGGgtcccaacaccctcttctggactttaagtattccaggcacacatgtgatacacagatgtacataatttcatacacacaaaatgaaagtaAAGGGAATACACTTCAACTTTCCAATTCTTactattaaagaataaataaataaaatagagcatTCATTAGAAAAACCATTAGATTCACATTGTAATTAAACTTAAATCGTAATATCTAGGCAAACTGTAAATTTGCTTCTCTATATCATTATATGtagaatatatactatatatgcatatagacatatatatgtcaattaacatatacatgtacacacacatatatgctggACTAATTTGAtagtatattataaatatatatgatacatatatatgtgtatgtttatttatatcaATTAAGGAAGAATGATCTAAAAGCACGATGGCCCACATCTGACTGGCAGTGTCTAACTTGCTAAACAATAGTAGTGATTTTTATGTCAAGGTCCCTGATTATGATTTAGGTGGGCAAGTAGCTGCATCACAATCTCAGAATACTTGGCTTTCAAGGTAtattcagtctctctctccatcaaTGGCCTCATAGGTCAGAGTTTAAGATTTTCTACTCAAGACTGCATGCAGATATGCTTTCACACAGGATTCCATGATTCATTTACCTTCCTCCTACTCTCTGAAGCATCTCCCAAGAATATATAGAATCAGCTCATCAGCAGGAAGGATTACCATGATCATGGCTGAGCAGTGGaccaattttaaaacatttcattccAGCTTTCAGTATATGttggaaaaaaatgacaagaattcCAATGAGTGGAGGATTGATAAAGATAAAAACATCAGAGACTGTGTTCTGTGTCTATTACCTCATGTTCGTTTTGCCTGTGTCCTGAGTCTATGCTTCATTCAGGTTTTTCTTTAGTTGCCAGGTGGCTTTGTTATGCTACTTAATTCCAAGTTGCTTTTCTGTAAGTCTTGCTTAGCTGGCGTCTTCAGATGAGTTTTGCTCTGTGGATTCTGTCTCATAGACTCTATGAGTGAATGCTCATTATTTTCCTAGGATGGCAATCTCACAGCCAGAATCTTATGGTCCCTGGCATATTCTGGTGGGAGCCACCAGTGCCTGAGATATGGGTATATTATTCTGTGACCTCACCTCCCAACAGACCTGCAATTACCTTTTCACCTTCAGTAATAATGGGGTCACAACTTTGCATAAGGCAGGTGGAAACTTTTCTGAGCATCTTTTCCCCAGATATCAGGTATCAAAAACAATTTCAAGTTTCTTGCTATCCTCTAAATGGAGTGTTGCAGTTTATAGCTGCTGATATATGCTCAGTTCCCTGGAGACCAGCATGGATGATGAAATTCTGATGTCTATCTTCCATACACCATTGAGGTAAGTTTACATCATTCTATTTCATGATTAAGTGATGTGTCATGTGACCAAATCCAGTTTATCTATTTCTGAAGTGAGAGATCTCTCTTTAATCCAGTTCCTGGCATTTTGGTGTGTCcagtcaaaatattttttgtgtctAATTCATAACTTTGATTTTCCTACTACAATGTCTTTCATTAGAAATCAAATAGGCAGCCAGACAGGCAATGGAGatccacagctttaatcccagctcattgtaggcaaaggcaggtgaatctccatgagtctgaggccagcctggtatgcagagttagtttcaggacagacaggactacacacacagacatagacacacaaagagacacaaaacaagccagcaagcaaaaataaaaagaaaaacaccaccgCCACCAaaacacacaatttttttaaaaatatttatttattcattatgtatacaacactctgtccgtgtgtatgcctgaaggccagaagagggggccagacctctctacagatggctgtgagccaccatgtggctgccgggaaccgaactcaggacccctggaagagcaggcaatgctcccaaccactgagccatctctccagcccaaaacacacaatttttaaaaggaataaaatataataatgtaatataatgCATGAGATATCTAAATATCAAATTGGGACTAAACAAAGAGGAATGAAGATCCTAAGAGAAGTCAAATAAATGAGACCCCCCTTATTCACACAGAtagaaatctcataaaaacactaaactggaagctacaatatataaacaaagaacaagGTGCAGACTCATGCAGGTCATGTGCTTTCTGGCCTCAGtgtctgtgaattcatatgagcTTGATCATGTTAATTTAGtcagtcttgttttcttggtgtcttgaATTTTCCCTCTCTTACACTTTTTTTCATGTCATTTTCCATTAAAATCTCTCAGCTCTTTGGGACGTGGTTTGATAAAGATATCCCATGTAGGACTGTTTCAAATTTTCTCAGTCTGCgtaatgtctgtctgtgggtctctgtattcaTTTCCATCTGCTGCAGTAGGAAGCTAGTGggtacagaaaaaaatacaaaagagacCAATAGACTACTGGTAAAAAAGGCCTTCAGGAGGGCTAAAGGCCTTGGATCCAATGAATGAGTACAAAAGAGACCAAGCGACTACTGGTAAAGAGGTCTTCAGGAGGGTTAAAGGCCTTGGATCCAATGGGATGGGTCAGACAGTGAAAAGGGAGCTTGTAGAGAGCTGCACGGAGCCGCACCTGATGGCGATGTGTAGAGAACTGCGTGGAGCTgcacctgatggtgctggcttcCACCCTCCACGATtccgaaagcgagtgctctctgtgataatcaactcctaataTGGCTAAAGCCTAACTCATGCTATTATCATGCAATGAtcgtcagctgcttgcatatgcatgaacctatgggcagtgcccacatGGCAATCCAGGGTTGGCGGCCCTGCCTTTTTAAAGGCTGAGAGAGGTTTGcccgaggagagagagagaaagagaaagaaagggagaaagattgctgtgaacaaggtcctgaataaagtgcttgcaagaagagctctggtgttgcatcttccttgctggtcgaggtggGCGCTACAAGTGGTGGCCCAtacggggaacctccaaacctctctccgtggagcccagaccttgctgcagtcaggggttGCACCGGTAAATCCTCAGGTAAGATTGAGGAATCGCGACAAAAGCAGGTTTTCTGTTCTCACCAATAGAAAAAGGGAGAGCAAGGTAGTAGACCCGCGACAAGAGTGGACGGGTTAAAAGTGAAATTGTATGAATCTAACATTTGTTCAGATGGAGGCTTCAGCTTCTCACCCAATTTTTTTAGCTCTTAAGAAAGGAGTCAGATCAGTTTGGAGGCTAGTGTGGCTTTGCTTGAAAGACCAAAGGTATAGTGAAGCAATAGAGAATAGCCAGGCCGCCTTAGAGATCCTACAGGAGAAGAGATCTGAGAGAGCAGCCTCTGAAAAGGCTATGTTTGATGCTGGGTCAAGTAAAGGTACGAGGAAAAAGgacccaggaaaaggaaaaacaggattATATCCTAGTCTGTCAGAACTGGAGGAGTCAGATATTGCCACTCAATCAGAGtctgatgatgatgacgatgaggaagaggagggcttTTATGTGGTCCCCTAGGATCTATCCGTAAATCTCTAGACAGGATAAAgatcaagaggaaagaaagggagaaacagaagcaaaaacaactTGAAAGTACAAGAGGAGTGTAACTCCTTCGGCCTCTCCTCTGTATCCTGAGGTCATGGGAGCAAAAGGAGGGATTTCTTTCAGTCCTGGAGTATGGAAGGAGGTCAGAGCGGAAATGATGACCCAGAAAGTAGTTAGAATGATGACTGCTTTCCCAGTATTTCAAGATCAACAAGGTAACAGGTGTCGTGAGCTGTTAGATTTCAAGGTTATCAAAACATTGGCCTAGTCTGTCCAGACCTACTGCATTTCAGCCTCTTTTGCGGTGGCTCAGGTGGAGGTTTTGCATAGATACGCTATGACCCCATCTGACTGGATGAACCTTGCAAAGGCTTGCTTATCCCCTGGTCAATATTTGGATTGGAAAgcttttttaattgaatttgccAACACACAGGCTGCAATAAATTTGGCAGCTGGAGGAGCTCAAGCAGTCTGGGATACAGACATGCTACTTGGACAAGGTAGATTTGCCAATCAACAAAATGGATATCCCCCTCAGGTGTATGAGAAAATTAACAATCTTGCTACTCGAGCCTGGAAATCTCTGCCAAATAGAGGGGAAATAAGGGGTAATCTAACGAAGATTATTCAAGGACCCACAGAgtctttttctgattttgtggccAGGGTGATAGAAGCAGCAGGAAAGATATTTGATGACCCTGACACTGCCATGCCATTAATTAAACAGTTAGTGTTTGAACAATGTACTAAGGAATGTAGGGCAGCTATCACTCCATATAAGAGCAGGGGGTTGGAATACTGGATGAGAGCATGCAGAAAGCTAGGAGGTCCACTGACAAATGCCGGACTGGCGGCTGCAATACTTTAGTTAAGTAAAAACGGGGCACTATGGGAACTTGTTTTTAATGTGGTAAAACAGGCCACATAAAACGTAACTGCCCTCAAAGAGGAAGTACTCTGCAGGGAAATGCCCAGGAATCAGAAAGTGACCAACGCCCAAGTCCAGGAATGTGCCCTAgatgtaaaaaaggaaaacattgggTGAATGAGTGTAGGTCAGTAAAAGATATTAATGGACAACCCCTAGTAAATGTTACTATGACAAAAAACAGACAGCGGGGCCCCTGACCTTAGGGCCCCCAAATATATGGGGCAATGGAGGAtcagagcagagaagggagtCACGAGCAGTGGCCAACCTTCAGACACCCCAAGGACCGTGGCGAGCTACTGAAGGTTCAGCAGGATTGGAACTTCATGCCACCACCAGACTCGTATTAACCCCCCAAATGGGAGTTCAGACAGTAGACTCTGATTTTCAGGGTCCTCTTCAACCTGGTACAGTGGGATTATTACTTAGGGAGATCATCTATTACCCTAAGAGGATTACATGTCCATCCTGGGATAATTGGTCCAGACTATACAGGCATTGTTAAAATCACGGTTGAGTCACCTAAAGGCATTACCGCGATTTCCCCAGGTGATAGGATAGCTCAACTTGTTGTTTTGCCTAGTCTACATGACAAACATCCAGCTAAAGACCTTGAAAGAGGAGATAAGGGATTTGGTTCATCAGGTACAGACTTAATATTTTTATCCTTGGATTTGGACCAAAGGCCTATCTTACAACTAACTGTTCATGGAGTCAAGATCATAGGCCTCTTGGAAACAGGGGCAGGTAAAAGTATCATAGCCAGTAAAGATTGGCCATGAGGATGGCCTATACAGACCTCATCACACACCTTACAAGGATTAGGATATACTAGTGCCCCTAATATTAGTGCTAACTTATTAAATTGGCAGGATACAGAGGGCCACTCCGGAGTAATTCAACCTTATGTTCTTGAATGTTGTATCATTATGGGGAAGAGATCTCATGAAATCTATGGGTTTTAAATTAAGTAATGAATATTCAAAAAAGGCTCAAACCATTATGAAAAATATGGGCTGCCATCCGAATTTTGGATTGGNNNNNNNNNNNNNNNNNNNNNNNNNNNNNNNNNNNNNNNNNNNNNNNNNNNNNNNNNNNNNNNNNNNNNNNNNNNNNNNNNNNNNNNNNNNNNNNNNNNNNNNNNNNNNNNNNNNNNNNNNNNNNNNNNNNNNNNNNNNNNNNNNNNNNNNNNNNNNNNNNNNNNNNNNNNNNNNNNNNNNNNNNNNNNNNNNNNNNNNNNNNNNNNNNNNNNNNNNNNNNNNNNNNNNNNNNNNNNNNNNNNNNNNNNNNNNNNNNNNNNNNNNNNNNNNNNNNNNNNNNNNNNNNNNNNNNNNNNNNNNNNNNNNNNNNNNNNNNNNNNNNNNNNNNNNNNNNNNNNNNNNNNNNNNNNNNNNNNNNNNNNNNNNNNNNNNNNNNNNNNNNNNNNNNNNNNNNNNNNNNNNNNNNNNNNNNNNNNNNNNNNNNNNNNNNNNNNNNNNNNNNNNNNNNNNNNNNNNNNNNNNNNNNNNNNNNNNNNNNNNNNNNNNNNNNNNNNNNNNNNNNNNNNNNNNNNNNNNNNNNNNNNNNNNNNNNNNNNNNNNNNNNNNNNNNNNNNNNNNNNNNNNNNNNNNNNNNNNNNNNNNNNNNNNNNNNNNNNNNNNNNNNNNNNNNNNNNNNNNNNNNNNNNNNNNNNNNNNNNNNNNNNNNNNNNNNNNNNNNNNNNNNNNNNNNNNNNNNNNNNNNNNNNNNNNNNNNNNNNNNNNNNNNNNNNNNNNNNNNNNNNNNNNNNNNNNNNNNNNNNNNNNNNNNNNNNNNNNNNNNNNNNNNNNNNNNNNNNNNNNNNNNNNNNNNNNNNNNNNNNNNNNNNNNNNNNNNNNNNNNNNNNNNNNNNNNNNNNNNNNNNNNNNNNNNNNNNNNNNNNNNNNNNNNNNNNNNNNNNNNNNNNNNNNNNNNNNNNNNNNNNNNNNNNNNNNNNNNNNNNNNNNNNNNNNNNNNNNNNNNNNNNNNNNNNNNNNNNNNNNNNNNNNNNNNNNNNNNNNNNNNNNNNNNNNNNNNNNNNNNNNNNNNNNNNNNNNNNNNNNNNNNNNNNNNNNNNNNNNNNNNNNNNNNNNNNNNNNNNNNNNNNNNNNNNNNNNNNNNNNNNNNNNNNNNNNNNNNNNNNNNNNNNNNNNNNNNNNNNNNNNNNNNNNNNNNNNNNNNNNNNNNNNNNNNNNNNNNNNNNNNNNNNNNNNNNNNNNNNNNNNNNNNNNNNNNNNNNNNNNNNNNNNNNNNNNNNNNNNNNNNNNNNNNNNNNNNNNNNNNNNNNNNNNNNNNNNNNNNNNNNNNNNNNNNNNNNNNNNNNNNNNNNNNNNNNNNNNNNNNNNNNNNNNNNNNNNNNNNNNNNNNNNNNNNNNNNNNNNNNNNNNNNNNNNNNNNNNNNNNNNNNNNNNNNNNNNNNNNNNNNNNNNNNNNNNNNNNNNNNNNNNNNNNNNNNNNNNNNNNNNNNNNNNNNNNNNNNNNNNNNNNNNNNNNNNNNNNNNNNNNNNNNNNNNNNNNNNNNNNNNNNNNNNNNNNNNNNNNNNNNNNNNNNNNNNNNNNNNNNNNNNNNNNNNNNNNNNNNNNNNNNNNNNNNNNNNNNNNNNNNNNNNNNNNNNNNNNNNNNNNNNNNNNNNNNNNNNNNNNNNNNNNNNNNNNNNNNNNNNNNNNNNNNNNNNNNNNNNNNNNNNNNNNNNNNNNNNNNNNNNNNNNNNNNNNNNNNNNNNNNNNNNNNNNNNNNNNNNNNNNNNNNNNNNNNNNNNNNNNNNNNNNNNNNNNNNNNNNNNNNNNNNNNNNNNNNNNNNNNNNNNNNNNNNNNNNNNNNNNNNNNNNNNNNNNNNNNNNNNNNNNNNNNNNNNNNNNNNNNNNNNNNNNNNNNNNNNNNNNNNNNNNNNNNNNNNNNNNNNNNNNNNNNNNNNNNNNNNNNNNNNNNNNNNNNNNNNNNNNNNNNNNNNNNNNNNNNNNNNNNNNNNNNNNNNNNNNNNNNNNNNNNNNNNNNNNNNNNNNNNNNNNNNNNNNNNNNNNNNNNNNNNNNNNNNNNNNNNNNNNNNNNNNNNNNNNNNNNNNNNNNNNNNNNNNNNNNNNNNNNNNNNNNNNNNNNNNNNNNNNNNNNNNNNNNNNNNNNNNNNNNNNNNNNNNNNNN is part of the Microtus ochrogaster isolate Prairie Vole_2 unplaced genomic scaffold, MicOch1.0 UNK138, whole genome shotgun sequence genome and harbors:
- the LOC106144468 gene encoding vomeronasal type-1 receptor 4-like, which encodes MEASDMVVKMIFLSQTAVGVLGNSFLVYNYLLLYFTGIRLRFTDWILQHLIAANLLTLLSKGVPHTMETLGLKDFLNDFGCKLIFYLHRIGRSVSLSSTCFLSVFQAITISPMGSRWTHLKVQAPSYIVASVYISWILALIINIDFPMYMTARLKHRNMTNLKWFGFCSATRHNKAIDILTAAVHTSPDVLFVLLMIWSSSSMVCILYRHKQRMKHIHRSNLSLKSSAESRATKIILLLVSTFVCFYALSCVLQINLSISDSPGFFLVNMGSVIVAGFPTVSPFLLISH